The Micromonospora sp. WMMD961 genome has a segment encoding these proteins:
- the scpA gene encoding methylmalonyl-CoA mutase yields MIPSYADVALGAPPAPSGPAAEPTDVWQTPEGIGVKRFYTADDLAGVDFLDSLPGIAPFVRGPYPTMYTTRPWTVRQYAGFSTAQESNAFYRRNLAGGQKGLSVAFDLATHRGYDSDHPRVAGDVGMAGVAIDSILDMRELFAGIPLDRISVSMTMNGAVLPILALYIVTAEEQGVTPEQLAGTIQNDILKEFMVRNTYIYPPEPSMRIVADIFAYISQRMPRFNSISISGYHMHEAGATADLELAYTLADGAEYVRAGKTAGLDVDAFAPRLSFFWAVGMHFFMEVAKLRAGRLLWARLLRDAGATDPKSLSLRTHCQTSGWSLTAQDPYNNVVRTCVEAMAATQGHTQSLHTNALDEALALPTDFSARIARNTQLLLQQESGTTQVIDPWGGSAYLERLTHDLAERAWGHIREVERAGGMARAIEQGLPKLRIEEAAARTQARIDSGRQPVIGVNRHRPVVEDPIEVRKVDNTAVRAEQVAKLRRLRAERDQSACAAALAALTRGATDPTANLLDLAVTAARAHATVGEISTALETAYGRHVAHIRTTNGVYRDEAGDDPGVARARAAADAFAERRGVRPRILVAKMGQDGHDRGQKVVATAFADLGFDVEVGPLFQTPDEVARQAVDADVHVVGVNSLAAGHLTLVPALRGALTALGRPDIMIVVGGVVPPGDIAALRRAGASAVFPPGTVLAEAAMDLLERLLR; encoded by the coding sequence ATGATCCCCTCGTACGCCGACGTCGCGCTCGGCGCACCACCTGCGCCGAGCGGCCCGGCCGCGGAGCCGACCGACGTGTGGCAGACCCCGGAGGGGATCGGCGTCAAGCGGTTCTACACCGCCGACGACCTGGCCGGAGTGGACTTCCTCGACTCGCTGCCCGGCATCGCCCCGTTCGTGCGCGGCCCCTACCCGACGATGTACACCACCCGCCCGTGGACGGTCCGCCAGTACGCCGGCTTCTCCACCGCGCAGGAGTCCAACGCGTTCTACCGGCGCAACCTGGCCGGCGGGCAGAAGGGCCTGTCGGTCGCGTTCGACCTGGCCACCCACCGCGGCTACGACTCCGACCACCCCAGGGTCGCCGGTGACGTGGGCATGGCCGGGGTGGCGATCGACTCGATCCTCGACATGCGGGAGCTGTTCGCCGGCATCCCGCTGGACCGGATCAGCGTGTCGATGACCATGAACGGGGCGGTGCTGCCGATCCTCGCTCTCTACATCGTCACCGCCGAGGAGCAGGGAGTCACGCCCGAGCAGTTGGCGGGGACCATCCAGAACGACATCCTCAAGGAGTTCATGGTCCGCAACACCTACATCTATCCGCCGGAGCCGTCGATGCGGATCGTGGCGGACATCTTCGCCTACATCTCGCAGCGGATGCCCCGGTTCAACTCGATCTCGATCTCCGGCTACCACATGCACGAGGCCGGTGCGACCGCCGACCTGGAGTTGGCGTACACCCTCGCGGACGGGGCCGAGTACGTGCGTGCCGGCAAGACCGCCGGGCTGGACGTCGACGCGTTCGCTCCCCGGCTGTCGTTCTTCTGGGCGGTCGGTATGCACTTCTTCATGGAGGTGGCGAAGCTGCGGGCGGGCCGTCTGCTGTGGGCGCGGCTGCTGCGCGACGCCGGAGCGACCGACCCGAAGTCGTTGTCGCTGCGCACCCACTGTCAGACGTCCGGCTGGTCGTTGACCGCGCAGGACCCGTACAACAACGTGGTGCGGACCTGTGTCGAGGCGATGGCGGCCACCCAGGGCCACACGCAGTCGCTGCACACGAACGCCCTCGACGAGGCGTTGGCGTTGCCGACCGACTTCTCCGCCCGCATCGCCCGCAACACGCAGCTGTTGCTGCAGCAGGAGTCGGGCACCACCCAGGTGATCGACCCGTGGGGTGGCAGCGCCTACCTGGAGCGGCTCACCCACGACCTGGCCGAGCGCGCGTGGGGCCACATCCGGGAGGTCGAGCGGGCCGGCGGCATGGCCCGGGCCATCGAGCAGGGGTTGCCGAAGTTGCGGATCGAGGAGGCCGCCGCGCGTACCCAGGCCCGGATCGACTCGGGCCGCCAACCGGTGATTGGCGTGAACCGGCACCGGCCGGTCGTCGAGGACCCGATCGAGGTGCGCAAGGTGGACAACACGGCGGTCCGCGCCGAGCAGGTCGCCAAACTGCGCCGGCTGCGCGCCGAACGCGACCAGTCGGCCTGCGCCGCCGCCCTGGCCGCGCTCACCCGGGGCGCCACCGACCCGACGGCCAACCTGCTCGACCTGGCCGTCACCGCCGCCCGGGCCCACGCCACCGTCGGGGAGATCTCCACGGCCCTGGAGACGGCATACGGTCGGCACGTCGCCCACATCCGCACGACCAACGGGGTGTACCGCGACGAGGCGGGCGACGATCCCGGTGTCGCGCGGGCGCGTGCCGCAGCCGACGCGTTCGCCGAGCGGCGGGGGGTCCGCCCGCGCATCCTGGTCGCCAAGATGGGCCAGGACGGTCACGACCGCGGTCAGAAGGTCGTCGCCACGGCCTTCGCCGACCTGGGTTTCGACGTCGAGGTCGGCCCGCTGTTCCAGACCCCGGACGAGGTCGCCCGGCAGGCCGTCGACGCGGACGTGCACGTCGTCGGCGTCAACTCGCTCGCCGCCGGACACCTCACCCTGGTGCCCGCGCTGCGCGGGGCCCTGACCGCCCTGGGGCGTCCGGACATCATGATCGTGGTCGGTGGGGTGGTTCCGCCCGGTGACATCGCCGCGCTCCGCCGGGCCGGCGCCTCGGCCGTCTTCCCACCCGGCACGGTCCTCGCCGAGGCGGCGATGGACCTTCTGGAACGCCTGCTGCGCTGA
- a CDS encoding 4'-phosphopantetheinyl transferase superfamily protein, with protein MIESILPGAVTAVDTFVDPPDAELFPEEEAVVRKAVDKRRREFTTARWCARQAMRRIGIAPASVLPGTRGEPQWPFGMVGSITHCAGYRAAVLAEQEKVTTVGIDAEPNEALANGVLEAVSLAEERDRIAVLLRDHPGVAWDRLLFSAKESVYKAWFPLTARWLDFEDANIVIDPLSGTFTATLLVTGPWVHGRRLSGFSGRWMAEQGLVVTAITVLAPVAPKTRATGRLAAHR; from the coding sequence ATGATCGAGTCCATTCTTCCCGGCGCCGTGACGGCCGTCGACACGTTCGTGGACCCGCCGGACGCCGAGCTCTTCCCCGAGGAGGAGGCAGTCGTCCGCAAGGCGGTGGACAAGCGCCGCCGCGAGTTCACCACTGCCCGCTGGTGCGCCCGCCAGGCGATGCGACGGATCGGGATCGCTCCCGCGTCGGTCCTGCCCGGCACCCGGGGCGAGCCCCAGTGGCCGTTCGGGATGGTCGGCAGCATCACCCACTGCGCCGGCTACCGCGCCGCCGTCCTCGCCGAGCAGGAGAAGGTCACCACCGTCGGCATCGACGCCGAACCCAACGAGGCGCTGGCCAACGGCGTACTCGAAGCCGTCTCCCTGGCCGAGGAGCGGGACCGCATCGCCGTCCTGCTGCGGGACCATCCCGGCGTCGCCTGGGACCGGCTGTTGTTCAGCGCCAAGGAGTCGGTCTACAAGGCCTGGTTCCCGCTGACCGCGCGATGGCTCGACTTCGAGGACGCGAACATCGTCATCGACCCGCTGAGCGGGACGTTCACCGCCACACTGCTGGTGACCGGGCCGTGGGTGCACGGTCGGCGACTCAGCGGCTTCAGCGGCCGGTGGATGGCCGAGCAGGGCCTCGTCGTCACCGCCATCACGGTGCTCGCCCCGGTGGCCCCGAAGACCCGCGCGACCGGCCGCCTGGCCGCCCACCGCTGA
- a CDS encoding DUF5988 family protein → MPQQYLTLDRPAMAPTSEPVMVFLQGGPDGVPRTMVASVEQLVYGKIKVPYLAGYEHFERRVGDGSPLLFTWTGRTKIAE, encoded by the coding sequence ATGCCCCAGCAGTATCTGACGCTCGACCGGCCGGCGATGGCACCGACATCCGAGCCCGTGATGGTGTTCCTCCAGGGTGGACCGGACGGCGTTCCGCGCACGATGGTGGCCAGCGTCGAGCAGCTCGTCTACGGGAAGATCAAGGTGCCCTACCTGGCCGGCTACGAGCACTTCGAGCGCCGCGTCGGCGACGGCTCCCCGCTGTTGTTCACCTGGACCGGCCGGACCAAGATCGCCGAGTGA
- a CDS encoding carboxyl transferase domain-containing protein — translation MFRRIAIINRGEAAMRLIHAVRDLSAESGEQVETVALYTDEDRTATFVRAADVTYPLGAAATRPYLDHALLERALVETGADAAWVGWGFVAEDPVFAELCERLGVTFVGPGAEAMRKLGDKIGSKLIAEQVGVPVAPWSRGEVATLEDALRAGEQIGYPLMLKATAGGGGRGIRRVDSAKDLTDAYERTSQEALRAFGSGVVFLERLVTGARHVEVQMIADGQGGAWALGVRDCSVQRRNQKIIEESASPVLAAEQVAEVKAAAVRLALAVGYRGAGTVEFLYHPAQKLFAFLEVNTRLQVEHPITEITTGTDLVKLQLHVAGGGRLDGATPVEAGHAIEARLNAEDPDRDFAPSPGRVVRLALPAGPGIRVDTGVSEGDSIPAAFDSMIAKIIAYGRDRDEALGRLRRAMAETTVIIEGGATNKSFVLDLLDQSEVIDGSADTGWIDRVRAEGRLVTHRHWALALAAAGIEAYQDEEEVSRQRLFTTAYGGRPQVRHETGRPLDVKLRGVGYRVAVSRVDRERFRVGLSAGGDVHHLDVQVQRFDEHRGQMLVNGRRFRLVTATHGPIHTVEVDGVTHRVSRDEGGVVRSPAPALVVATPLAAGDEVEAGAPILVLESMKMENVLRAPFKARVRECPVSVGSQVETGTPLMRLEPLADVAGEETPGAVETVEIDLPTAPAGTSARHALDDLRALLLGYDVDPGEISHPAPGTEPPTAWLDLLTIFANLAELARNKPRRTSDAQPGSAVHTPREFLHSYLQSLDVERAGVSATFVARLQRVLVHYGVTSLDRTPELEDAVFRIFLAQQRMAAAVPVVSEVLRHLLAGPAPAGEQREPAGIVLERLVEATQVRFPVVADLARGLVFRWYAQPLLRRTRAEDYAGVRADLRHLDQHPDAPDRAERVQRMVSCRQPLVRIIGQRIRRRGHTEHGALLEVLTRRYYGNRGLRAVTARGGFITAEHGTTHVVAGATDIPRLPETLAALAALAADAPARLVADLYVALGDQPDDDDAIAERLGKLFADQPLPSTVERVTATVASANGAVMHHYFTFRPGETGFTEDRLIRGLHPQIAQRLQLQRLRDFDLTRLSSADEEIYLFKAVAHSNPADERLIAMGQIRDLTPLRETDGRLVALPALEEATTLALDAIRDIQARRPQDKRFDTNRIMMYVWPPTNLSRDELNALVQRILPTTIGAGLEEVQFIARQPHSAEDVAVTITLDPGNGARLNVGAPSTEPVRPLDDYRQKVLRAARRGTTYPYELTGLLGRFTEYDLDPSGTLVPVDRPKGRNSAAIVAGVVTTPTERYPEGITRVVLLGDPTKSLGALSEPECARVIAALDLAETMRVPLEWFALSAGARISMSSGTENMDWVAAALKRVVTFTQAGGEINIVVAGINVGAQPYWNAEATMLMHTRGILVMTPDSAMVLTGKHSLDFSGGVSAEDNFGIGGYDRVMGPNGQAQYWAPDLPAARDVLMAHYDHSYVVPGETGPRRAGTDDPVNRDVSDYPHTVDGSDFTTVGQIFSAGHNPDRKKAFDIRTVMRALSDQDHPVLERWAGMADADTSVVQDAHVGGYPVCLIGIESRPVPRRGFPPTDGPDTYTAGTLFPRSSKKTARAINAASGNRPLVVLANLSGFDGSPESMRNLQLEYGAEIGRAIVNFEGPIVFTVISRYHGGAFVVFSKALNPNMTVLALEGSFASVLGGAPAAAVVFSGEVNDRTARDPRVADLHAQVAGATGAQRTALNVRLAEVRSSVRAEKLGEVAAEFDRVHSIQRAVQVGSVDAIVSTADLRPRVIEAIEHGLKS, via the coding sequence GTGTTCAGGCGTATCGCGATCATCAATCGGGGCGAGGCCGCGATGCGGCTGATCCATGCCGTACGGGATCTGTCCGCGGAGTCGGGTGAGCAGGTCGAGACGGTCGCCCTCTACACCGACGAGGACCGGACCGCTACCTTCGTCCGCGCGGCCGACGTGACCTATCCGCTGGGCGCCGCGGCCACCCGCCCCTACCTCGACCACGCGCTGCTGGAGCGCGCCCTGGTCGAGACCGGCGCCGACGCGGCCTGGGTCGGCTGGGGATTCGTCGCGGAGGACCCGGTGTTCGCCGAGCTGTGCGAGCGGCTCGGGGTGACGTTCGTGGGGCCCGGCGCGGAGGCGATGCGCAAGCTCGGCGACAAGATCGGCTCGAAGCTGATCGCCGAGCAGGTGGGGGTGCCGGTGGCCCCGTGGAGCCGGGGCGAGGTCGCCACGCTGGAGGACGCCCTTCGCGCTGGCGAACAGATCGGCTATCCGCTGATGCTCAAGGCGACCGCCGGTGGTGGCGGGCGTGGCATCCGGCGGGTCGACTCGGCGAAGGACCTCACCGACGCCTACGAGCGGACCAGTCAGGAGGCGCTGCGGGCCTTCGGGTCCGGCGTCGTCTTCCTGGAACGCCTCGTCACCGGCGCCCGACACGTCGAGGTGCAGATGATCGCGGACGGGCAGGGCGGCGCCTGGGCGCTCGGCGTACGGGACTGCTCGGTGCAGCGTCGCAACCAGAAGATCATCGAGGAGTCCGCCTCGCCGGTGCTGGCGGCGGAACAGGTGGCCGAGGTCAAGGCGGCGGCGGTACGGCTCGCGCTGGCGGTCGGCTACCGGGGCGCTGGCACCGTCGAGTTCCTGTACCACCCGGCGCAGAAGCTCTTCGCGTTCCTGGAGGTCAACACGCGCCTGCAGGTCGAGCACCCGATCACCGAGATCACCACCGGCACCGACCTGGTCAAACTCCAACTGCACGTGGCCGGCGGCGGCCGCCTCGACGGTGCGACGCCGGTCGAGGCGGGTCACGCCATCGAGGCCCGGCTCAACGCCGAGGACCCGGACCGCGACTTCGCGCCCTCCCCCGGCCGGGTCGTGCGGCTCGCGCTGCCGGCCGGCCCGGGCATCCGGGTGGACACCGGTGTCAGCGAGGGCGACAGCATCCCGGCGGCCTTCGACTCGATGATCGCCAAGATCATCGCGTACGGGCGGGACCGCGACGAAGCACTCGGTCGTCTGCGCCGGGCCATGGCCGAGACCACCGTCATCATCGAGGGCGGCGCCACCAACAAGAGCTTCGTGCTGGACCTGCTCGACCAGTCCGAGGTGATCGACGGCTCCGCCGACACCGGCTGGATCGACCGGGTCCGTGCCGAGGGCCGCCTGGTCACCCACCGGCACTGGGCGCTCGCCCTCGCCGCGGCCGGCATCGAGGCGTACCAGGACGAGGAGGAGGTGAGCCGGCAACGCCTGTTCACCACCGCGTACGGAGGCCGACCGCAGGTGCGGCACGAGACCGGGCGTCCGCTCGACGTCAAGCTGCGCGGCGTCGGCTATCGGGTCGCGGTGTCCCGGGTGGACCGGGAACGGTTCCGCGTCGGCCTGTCGGCGGGCGGCGACGTCCACCACCTGGACGTGCAGGTGCAGCGGTTCGACGAGCACCGTGGGCAGATGCTGGTCAACGGACGCCGTTTCCGGTTGGTGACCGCCACCCACGGGCCGATCCACACGGTCGAGGTCGACGGCGTCACCCACCGGGTCAGCAGGGACGAGGGCGGCGTGGTCCGCTCCCCCGCACCCGCCCTCGTCGTCGCCACTCCCCTCGCCGCCGGTGACGAGGTCGAGGCGGGCGCACCCATCCTGGTGCTGGAGAGCATGAAGATGGAGAACGTACTCCGGGCCCCCTTCAAGGCCCGGGTACGCGAGTGCCCGGTCTCGGTCGGCAGCCAGGTCGAGACCGGCACCCCCCTGATGCGCCTCGAACCGCTTGCCGACGTCGCCGGCGAGGAGACGCCGGGTGCGGTCGAGACCGTCGAGATCGACCTCCCGACGGCACCGGCCGGTACATCGGCGAGACACGCCCTGGACGATCTGCGCGCGCTCCTGCTCGGCTACGACGTCGACCCGGGCGAGATCAGCCACCCGGCCCCGGGGACCGAACCGCCGACGGCCTGGCTCGACCTCCTGACGATCTTCGCGAACCTGGCGGAGTTGGCCCGTAACAAGCCGCGTCGGACCTCTGACGCCCAGCCGGGCAGCGCCGTTCACACCCCGCGCGAGTTCCTGCACAGCTACCTACAGAGCCTCGACGTCGAACGGGCCGGCGTCTCCGCCACGTTCGTGGCACGCCTGCAACGGGTCCTCGTCCACTACGGCGTGACCAGCCTCGACCGGACACCGGAGCTGGAGGACGCCGTCTTCCGGATCTTCCTGGCCCAGCAGCGGATGGCCGCCGCGGTCCCGGTCGTCTCCGAGGTGCTGCGCCACCTGCTCGCCGGACCGGCACCCGCCGGTGAGCAGCGCGAACCCGCAGGGATCGTCCTCGAACGACTGGTCGAGGCCACCCAGGTCCGTTTCCCGGTGGTCGCCGACCTCGCCCGGGGCCTGGTCTTCCGCTGGTACGCCCAACCGCTGCTGCGCCGCACCCGCGCCGAGGACTACGCCGGGGTCCGCGCCGACCTGCGGCACCTCGACCAGCACCCGGACGCCCCGGACCGGGCCGAACGCGTCCAACGGATGGTCTCCTGCCGGCAACCCCTCGTACGGATCATCGGCCAGCGCATCCGACGCCGGGGCCACACCGAGCACGGCGCCCTGCTGGAGGTGCTCACCCGGCGCTACTACGGCAACCGCGGACTGCGGGCCGTCACCGCGCGGGGCGGCTTCATCACCGCCGAGCACGGCACCACCCACGTCGTGGCGGGCGCCACCGACATCCCCCGGCTGCCGGAAACCCTCGCCGCGCTCGCCGCGCTCGCCGCCGACGCCCCGGCCCGGCTGGTCGCCGACCTCTACGTCGCGTTGGGCGACCAACCCGACGACGACGACGCGATCGCGGAACGGCTCGGGAAACTCTTCGCGGACCAGCCGCTGCCCTCGACCGTCGAGCGGGTGACCGCCACCGTGGCCAGCGCCAACGGCGCGGTCATGCACCACTACTTCACCTTCCGGCCCGGCGAGACCGGCTTCACCGAGGACCGGCTGATCCGGGGCCTGCACCCGCAGATCGCCCAGCGCCTGCAACTGCAACGGCTCCGCGACTTCGACCTGACCCGGCTGTCCTCGGCCGACGAGGAGATCTACCTCTTCAAGGCGGTGGCGCACAGCAACCCGGCCGACGAACGGCTGATCGCCATGGGCCAGATCCGCGACCTGACCCCGCTGCGCGAAACCGACGGGCGGCTGGTCGCGCTGCCCGCCCTGGAGGAGGCCACCACCCTGGCCCTGGACGCGATCCGCGACATCCAGGCGCGGCGTCCGCAGGACAAGCGCTTCGACACCAACCGGATCATGATGTACGTCTGGCCGCCCACCAACCTGTCGCGCGACGAACTGAACGCGCTGGTCCAGCGGATCCTGCCCACCACCATCGGCGCCGGACTGGAAGAGGTGCAGTTCATCGCCCGGCAGCCGCACTCGGCCGAGGACGTGGCGGTGACGATCACCCTTGATCCGGGCAATGGCGCACGGCTGAACGTGGGCGCGCCGTCCACCGAACCGGTGCGACCGTTGGACGACTACCGACAGAAGGTGCTGCGTGCCGCACGCCGCGGCACCACCTACCCGTACGAGCTGACCGGGCTGCTGGGCCGCTTCACCGAGTACGACCTCGACCCGTCCGGGACGCTCGTGCCGGTCGACCGGCCGAAGGGGAGGAACTCGGCGGCCATCGTCGCCGGCGTGGTGACCACCCCGACCGAGCGGTACCCGGAGGGGATCACCCGCGTGGTGCTGCTCGGCGATCCGACGAAGTCGCTGGGCGCGCTCTCCGAACCGGAGTGCGCCCGCGTGATCGCCGCCCTCGACCTGGCCGAGACCATGCGGGTGCCCCTCGAATGGTTCGCGCTGTCGGCCGGAGCCCGCATCTCGATGAGTTCCGGGACGGAGAACATGGACTGGGTCGCCGCCGCGCTCAAGCGCGTCGTGACGTTCACCCAGGCCGGTGGTGAGATCAACATCGTGGTGGCCGGCATCAACGTGGGCGCCCAGCCGTACTGGAACGCCGAGGCGACGATGCTCATGCACACCAGGGGCATCCTGGTGATGACCCCGGACTCCGCGATGGTGCTCACCGGGAAGCACTCGTTGGACTTCTCCGGTGGGGTGTCCGCCGAGGACAACTTCGGCATCGGTGGCTACGACCGGGTGATGGGCCCGAACGGGCAGGCCCAGTACTGGGCGCCCGACCTGCCGGCGGCCCGGGACGTGCTGATGGCGCACTACGACCACAGCTACGTCGTACCCGGGGAGACCGGGCCTCGCCGGGCCGGCACCGACGACCCGGTGAACCGGGATGTGTCGGACTACCCGCACACCGTCGACGGCAGCGACTTCACCACCGTCGGGCAGATCTTCTCGGCGGGCCACAACCCGGACCGTAAGAAGGCCTTCGACATCCGTACGGTCATGCGCGCCCTGTCCGACCAGGACCACCCCGTCCTCGAACGCTGGGCCGGGATGGCCGACGCCGACACGTCGGTGGTGCAGGACGCACACGTGGGTGGCTATCCCGTCTGCCTCATCGGCATCGAGTCGCGGCCCGTACCCCGGCGCGGATTCCCGCCTACCGACGGCCCGGACACCTACACGGCGGGCACGCTGTTCCCCCGCTCCTCGAAGAAGACGGCACGGGCCATCAACGCGGCCTCCGGCAACCGGCCGCTCGTCGTCCTGGCCAACCTGTCCGGCTTCGACGGCTCCCCCGAATCGATGCGCAACCTCCAATTGGAGTACGGCGCCGAGATCGGCCGGGCGATCGTCAACTTCGAGGGGCCGATCGTCTTCACGGTGATCTCCCGCTACCACGGTGGGGCGTTCGTGGTCTTCTCGAAGGCACTGAACCCGAACATGACAGTCCTCGCCTTGGAGGGATCGTTCGCCTCGGTGCTCGGCGGCGCCCCGGCCGCGGCTGTCGTCTTCTCCGGTGAGGTGAACGACCGCACCGCCCGGGACCCGCGAGTCGCGGACCTCCACGCGCAGGTGGCGGGGGCGACGGGCGCGCAGCGCACGGCGTTGAACGTCCGGCTCGCGGAGGTGCGCTCGTCGGTCCGCGCGGAGAAGTTGGGCGAGGTGGCCGCCGAGTTCGACCGGGTGCACAGCATCCAACGTGCCGTCCAGGTCGGCTCGGTCGACGCCATCGTCAGCACGGCCGACCTGCGACCGCGCGTCATCGAGGCGATCGAGCACGGCCTGAAGAGCTGA
- a CDS encoding PLP-dependent aminotransferase family protein: MRLRNAFRTQIEEGTLRPGTRLPSSRQLAVDLGVSRSVVVEAYEQLCAEGYLVSQHGSGTSVAATARTDSGSALTLDDRTATTAVWDLRTGGLHSSTFPRQDWIRAVSAVVTSAGHRELGYAPPSGLPVVRHTLAGYLGRVRGVRSRPEHLMITSGFAQGLALLCRQLRDRGHHSVGVEDPGHPGEWEFIADAGLRPVGLPVDADGIRVDALAASGVRAVLVTPASQFPTGATLSAQRREQLVGWAEAVDGYIVEDDFDAAFVAPAHRMPALQSLAPDRVIYAGSASKVLAPALRLGWLATPAALTAPIERLRAGWDIGCSSLEQLALARLIDTGAFDRHLRRLGADIQKRRQAVHQFVAREMPGSRVLGGHNGLQAYLVLPARCDEEALVRAARRRSVLVRGGRFYALRADDRPPALVVGYAGVRGSELSRGLAGIAGAYRETTGRAGSTTTPDTPAASVPSRWAASRARRS; this comes from the coding sequence GTGCGGCTCCGTAACGCATTTCGCACACAGATCGAGGAGGGCACGCTTCGTCCCGGCACCCGGCTGCCGTCGAGCCGGCAGCTCGCCGTCGACCTCGGGGTGTCCCGCAGTGTGGTCGTCGAGGCGTACGAACAACTCTGCGCCGAGGGGTACCTCGTCTCACAACACGGCTCAGGCACCTCCGTGGCGGCGACGGCACGAACCGACAGCGGCTCGGCGCTCACACTGGACGACCGCACGGCGACGACGGCGGTCTGGGACCTGCGCACCGGCGGCCTGCACAGCTCCACCTTCCCCCGTCAGGACTGGATCCGGGCGGTCAGCGCGGTGGTCACCTCGGCCGGCCACCGCGAGCTGGGGTACGCCCCACCGTCGGGCCTCCCGGTCGTGCGGCACACCCTCGCCGGCTACCTCGGTCGGGTGCGGGGCGTCCGCAGCCGACCCGAACACCTCATGATCACCTCGGGGTTCGCCCAGGGGCTCGCACTGCTCTGCCGGCAGCTGCGCGACCGGGGCCACCACAGCGTCGGGGTGGAGGACCCGGGGCACCCGGGCGAGTGGGAGTTCATCGCCGACGCCGGCCTGCGCCCGGTGGGCCTCCCGGTGGACGCCGACGGCATCCGGGTCGACGCGCTGGCCGCGAGCGGGGTACGCGCCGTGCTCGTCACCCCGGCCAGCCAGTTCCCCACCGGGGCCACCCTCAGTGCGCAACGCCGGGAGCAGCTCGTCGGCTGGGCCGAAGCGGTCGACGGCTACATCGTCGAGGACGACTTCGACGCCGCCTTCGTGGCCCCGGCGCATCGGATGCCGGCACTGCAGAGCCTCGCCCCGGACCGGGTGATCTACGCCGGCAGCGCCAGCAAGGTCCTCGCGCCGGCGCTGCGCCTCGGCTGGCTGGCCACCCCGGCGGCGCTCACCGCGCCGATCGAGCGGCTCCGCGCCGGCTGGGACATCGGGTGCTCCAGCCTGGAGCAACTCGCCCTGGCCCGGCTGATCGACACCGGCGCCTTCGACCGGCACCTTCGCCGACTCGGGGCCGACATCCAGAAGCGCCGTCAGGCGGTCCACCAGTTCGTGGCCCGCGAGATGCCCGGCAGCAGAGTGCTCGGAGGGCACAACGGGTTGCAGGCGTACCTGGTGCTGCCCGCGCGGTGCGACGAGGAGGCCCTGGTGCGGGCGGCACGGCGTCGCTCGGTACTGGTCCGAGGCGGTCGCTTCTACGCGCTGCGCGCCGACGACCGACCGCCGGCGCTGGTCGTCGGCTACGCCGGGGTGCGCGGCTCGGAACTGAGCCGCGGCCTGGCCGGGATCGCCGGGGCGTACCGGGAGACGACCGGCCGCGCCGGCTCCACCACCACACCCGACACCCCTGCCGCCTCGGTGCCGTCCCGCTGGGCGGCCTCCCGGGCGAGGCGAAGCTAG